A region of the Thermus thermamylovorans genome:
ATCTCGGAAAAGACCGTGGCCACCTACCGGGAACGGGCGGCGGAAAAGCTCGGCCTGCGAAGCCGGGCCGAGCTGGTACGCTGGGCGGTAGAGGAGAAGCTTGTGTA
Encoded here:
- a CDS encoding LuxR C-terminal-related transcriptional regulator; this encodes MSEKTVATYRERAAEKLGLRSRAELVRWAVEEKLV